The following is a genomic window from Anopheles aquasalis chromosome 3, idAnoAquaMG_Q_19, whole genome shotgun sequence.
GACCCCGGGGCTCATACTTTCACCCGTATCTTCGAGGATATCGACACGCCGCAGCTGCACATTTCCGGTCAGCACATCAATCTCCGTCTCCGCACAGCTCAACCCCCAGATGATGTACGGTTTCAGCTCCGACGCCTTGAACTGATAGGTGGCACAGAGATCCACATTTTCTGCGTAGCAAAGCTGCGTCACGGTTTCCCATGGTGCGTCCTTGTGGGCATCGCGCACTGGTTTGATGCGTTCCAGCAATATCTCACACGCCTTCTTGACGGCCTGGAAAGTGGGGAGAAGAATTAGCATTATTTGGGGTGGCTTTTGGGAGTGGGTTGAGGGAGAAATGAACTTACATAGCAAACAGCTTCACTGGTCATGCTGCCTCCCGTTACTATGGCATTCGGTGAGGtgacgctgctgctcggttttaTCGAAATCTTCTCGATCGGCAAGCCAAGAACGTACGCCGCGACCTGCGCTGCCTTGGTGTTCATACCCTGGCCCATCTCGATGCCACCGTGCGTCACCGACACTGAACCATCGCCGGCGTAGATACTGACCAGCGCATGCAGTGCCCCAAAGTAATCCAACGGATAGCGCATCACCGAGATCGCTATGCCACGTTTGCGCCAGCGATTCTCACCGTTAAACTGTTCGATCGCCGCTTTACGCTGCTCGAACTCAACCTCCTGCCGAAACTGGGGCAACAGCTCACGCATTTTGCTATCCTGCGGCATGTTGGCGAGCCGAACCTCGAGCGGATCCATTCCCGTCTCCCAAGCCACGTGCTCCATGATGTTCTCAATCATGGCGATTCCCTCGGTGGTACCCGGAGCGCGGCACCACGTATTCGACGGAGCATCCGTCCTGGCTGCCTTCCCAACGATCTTCCACGTGCTGGTGTCGTAacagtttttgaaaaactcCGTCGTCGCCCCACCAACCACCTCGTTCAGCGATGCACCGTAATCCTGCATGTAGTTGTTGGAGAGCTTCACGAAACGGCCATTGCTTTCGACATCCACCTCATAGTCACTGATGCACCCGTACCGCTTACCGATCGAGCCCATGTTCGTCTCGATCGTAAGCACAAACCGTACCGGGCGGTTCTGCAGATGGGCCGCCAAAGCGCAAGCACACGCGATCTGAGCGGCACGAGAAATCTTCGATCCATAACCACCACCCAGACGGCGCACCGTAAAGTTTAGGCTGTTCTCGGGCACTTTCAACATCGAAGCGATCGCTACCTGACACAGATCGACCCACTGCGTCGAACTGTGCACATCCATCCCATCTTCGATCGGTACGCAGACACAGGTTTGGGTTTCCATCGTGTAGTGATACTGACCAGCCATCTCGAACCGTCCTGAgactttttttgctgctgtcacATTCATTCGATATCCCGAGCCACGCTTGGTGGCCGATGGTTCATCGAAGATGCGTgcctttgattgattttccaccAAGGATTTGAGCGTTGGGAAGATTGGTTTCGGGCTGAGCTTCTCGTAGACGATGTTCACGAGTGTGGCCGCATGGTTCGCTTTCTCGAGCGTATCGGCCACGATCACACCGACCGGTTGGCCATGGAACAGCACCTCACCGCTGCAGAAGATCTCTTCCACCTCCTGATTGCCGAGGTTCGCGGGCATAAAGTTGTTCGTCCCGGGAATGTCCTTGGCCGAGTAGAAAGCAACCACGCCAGGGTATTTCTGGAAGATGGAAAGCCGGTTAACGTTAGACGGAATGGTGACGGCGGCGAGGTCTTACCAGGGCATCGGTGGCATCAATTTTACCGATGCGCATGTGCGGCCGCGTAGCAACCACGAACGCAGCGTACAGTTCACCCGGCAGCGGTGGAAGATCGTTTACAAACTTGGCCTCACCGGACGTCTGTGCCAGGGCTTCGATCTTGGGAATGTTCTTCGTCAGTGGCCAATTGCGCTCGTACGTATCGAACGTCTGCAGACCGGATGAAAGCGGGCGTTCGAGTACCAAGCCTCCGGAACGGTACGATGGTTTAACCAGAACGGTTCCCTCGGGTGCAACGGCCAGCAGGAACTTGTAGAACAGTGCCATAGCCAGGTTCATGCGGTACTCGCTGGACGCATCCGGTAGTACCCAGTCTGGGTTCAGTTCCGAGCCCAGCTGTGCCATGGCTGCTTGAATTGTCTGTGCATCGAACAGATTCCTACCAGCCAACAacgcttccgttccggtggcaTGCGTGAACTGGAAATGACAGAGGAGATTAGCGCTAAAACTGGAACTACGCGAGCTCGTTGCTATGCTTACCTCGGGATTGATTCCACCGAAGCAAATGCTTATCGATTCGACAGTCACCTTGTCCTCGGCCATCTTGGCAAGAAAGGCACCATTAACGTAGGCGTGTGCATTTTGTGACCGTGGCATAATCTTGAACGACCGGTAGACATACTGATTCGCATCGAGCGCGCGGAGAGTGACCGACTGGAGGACCTTCTTCTGCATATCCATCCGCACAAAGTCAGCCGGCGAAACGGTTGTGCTTTTGCCACCTGCTTCAActgaaaaaaacggaacgctgATAAGACACAGGGTACTTGAATACCGATCGCATCAAGGCACATACCGATCGTCAGCTGAGCCCCAGCGGCCTCCAGCATTAGATACAAATCGGACGGGAACTCGTGGTGCTGATTCTTGATGCTCAGATTACCGGCAATCGTGCCAGCGCTTCGAACTGGTACATTCGCGATCAGATCGATGTGCTTCTCGAGCTCCTTGCAGTACGAAAAGCTGGGATTCGTGTTGGAGGCCGTATCGAGAAGTTGCATAAACTCGGTCAACGAAACATTGGCTCCGACGACGAGCGAATTGGCGTCCTGCTTGTGGGAATGCAGTTCCTCCACGGAATTAATGTCGATAAACACCTGCAGCGTGTTGCTACGGCGATACACACCTGAAAGTGAAGCGATTTAAATGAGGAAAACAATAGTAACAATCGGCAACTATCCGTGGCTTACCATGAGCTGTATTCCCGGCTACCAGCATGTAAGGTTTGTTGCCGATCGTTTCAAAGATCGCAAAAATGTCGCTCACTTGGGACACCTTGTGCCATTCCTGTTCACCGTCGAAAAGCATTCGTACCGGGAGCTTCGCGGcagtcgccgtcgtcgccgatgGACACTTGCCACTACAAGGACCGCCTGACTTCGGACAAGTCTTCGCCGGTAGCTCCTCGATGTCCTGGCAAGCGTCGAGCAGTCGCTCATCTGCATCCACCGCCAATGATTTGAACGCGTCCAGAATCGGTCGGTAACCGGTGCAGCGACAGATGTTACCACCGAACGCATTCTCGACGTCCTCCATCGAAACCGCACCATGGTTGGCCTCGAGCAGACTGTAAAAATTCATCACCATCCCGGGAGAACAGTAACCGCACTGCGTTCCGTTGAAATGAGCCAACCGTTGCTGAATCGGATGGTAGCCATCCTTCTTGTTGCCGATACCTTCGACCGTCAGTACGTCCAGCCCATGGCAGGCGTACACCGGAAACAGACACTGAAAGACAAGACAGTCACAGACCGAATTAATAATAACCAAGCGCACAAGGAGATGCGATGCCAACCGAACGTACCGAATTGGCTGCCCatgttttcttctccttcgtgaCCGCATGGACACCGGTCAGGTTCACGATGCACGCACCACAGCCTCCCTCGAGACACATGAACTTCGTGCCGGTCAGGTGCGCATGGTTGCGGATGAAGCTATTGAGCGAAGTACCGACGGGGACCGTTTTAGGGTTCGCTGCAGGTGAAGATCGTGGAAATTACATGCCTCATCTCAGATAGATTAACATCATTAACCACTACTGCGACTTACCGGTATAGCTTTTCCCATTGATCGTAAATGTAACTTCCGTCACTGGACTGCAAATGGGAATGGAGCGAAACATATAATTATTTACTCATTTCAACGCTTCTAATGTGCACGGGATGTTGTTTCCCTACGATGGTTGTGTGCTCAGGtgttgcaaaaaaatgcattaaatatGATTTGTGATGCATACACGACCCATGACGGATGTTTCTCAAAACACTCCCCGGAAGGCTCTTATCCCTCGCTGTGAAGACGTGCTCCGACCGACTATCGTTTGAAACGATCGTTGGAATGTCGAGATACGAGACAAGTGGCACGCGCTTTGAGAGGCACTTGCGATGTACGTGTACGCTGACGCATCGGATGCAAACCAATCGGATGCTTTGTACATCGTGGTGTGCACCTGATTTGAATTTACAAATTCGAAATGCGTCGCCATTGGAAGTAGCTCAGCGTTTAAACCTTGTTGGCTACTTCTACACACCATTACACCCACAGTGTAGGTGTGAAGGgtagcaaaataaaaacgaaaatacaCAAACAATACAATGCGAGCGAACTTTTTATGACCCAAACGCGATAATTCCAACCGGCCACCGCAGGTATGGGGCGTGGACAACGGAGCGTGAAACTGAACACGGTGTGAGAACCCGTTGAACCACTACATAATCGTTTCAGTTGTGGAATGGTCATTGCGGTCATAGcagcgattttttttgcaagaCTTAACCCATCGATCAACACCATAAAGAATGGACTTGAAGCAGAACCGGTTCAgaggccgatgatgatgccgtggCCCCGgttaccaccagcaacagcagcaggcggggATTAAATCTGTCCGCAAGGGTCACGGCAAGAGCAATAGAGATGGCGTGGTGTTTAATGACAAACAGTATGGCACTTTGCTTAATccaaaaagtttttccagttaGTCAGCATGTTAACGATCAGTAGAATTCAATTCGATTGAtgaagattgattgaaaagtcCACAGATTTCGAAACTGGAATTTGGCAAACCAAATGGCACGGAgcgagacagagcgagagagagagaaataagaaTCTTCTTCCAGTTCCGTTCTTACCTTTCGGCTTCAGAGCTGCCCCAAATATAGCTTCCAATTGTCGACAGCATCGCGATCAAGCACTGCTACCACTTTATCACAATTATAGCAGAAAAACTACTCTTGAATACACGAACAGCGTTCAACAAAGCGTTTATCTGCGTAAAATTCAAGGTCACAAACGGTTAGCAGTACCAgaaccaaaacacacaaaccgaaGCACGGGAAGATCCAGATTCGAACCAAAAGGTAAAAGATTAAGACGAAGCGCCAGCGCCCTCTCACTACGACTTATCGTGAGCGAGTGAATTCGCCGAATCGGATTCGCGAGCTCGATGCGTGCGATCTCCGCGGTCTCTGCGGGCACGAACACAAGGATGGTGTCAAGCGTCGAGTGCTGGTTGTTTTACTCGCCTTTTAATTTGGCCGCGGCCCACGATAACCGGTTACCGCGGCAACGGCTGACGGGTGCACGCTACTATTATCAGCTGATCCCCGTTGGGTGCATTTACGATCAAACGAGCAACGTGCTTATACCGTGGCCGGAGTGATATGATGGGATGATAGCTGTTATCGGGCCGTTTGACAGCATATTATTGAGAGCATCATCCGTGAAATGGGCACATTCggaatgattttaattttaattttagtgATATGATGATACACATTACGGaggagaaaattaatttggaTTATCGTTGCCGTCATGGTTTGGGAAAGCTGATGAGTAGTTTGATTTAATGTACAATTGAAAGTTGACTGTTGGTTATTATTTCAGACTCTtataattttaattagttGAGTTAATCATGAAGATTCCTTGGAAAATCGGATAAGTGAAGTATAAGAatgttaatttaaaataaattgcaaaaatcaTGTAAAAAAAGTTAACAAAGGCCTTATTCAATTACAACTGTCGTTCAAGCCTATTTTGAGAAATAAGGAagtaaaaaattgaaatcaatagAACCAGAAGCGATTACGGAGTAGCGGCCTAGGGAAAAGAGACTGTATTTTATCTGAATTCTGCCAACCCTAGTGCAAAATATGGTCATCAAGCGGCAATGAGTATAGGAATGATCGAAACACATGAAAGACAcctttttattatatttttccATCTACCAAACCACCTGGCGACTCCACTTGGTTCggtttgttgaatttttatttttcacatgCAAAAAGGTGTTCATACATTCTCTTACTAATGTAACCACATCATTGTTCCtccgtttgcccttttttcttcaccCATAAAAATGCAACGCACCGGACCGTGCGAATACCGAGGGCAGTACCGCATCCAGCGCGCGCGTGGCTTTACAATTCTGTTTCTGCTTTGCCACAGCAGAGTAAAAATGAGCTGACGCTGCTAAAATGCTTTCGAACTGCAATTCCTTTCCCTTATTACTTTGACAATCTGCTTGCTTCAACGCTACACAACGGTTGCAGTGCTGATGGCGCGATCTGTTCGATCGAACGCTCGATCTGACCTAATCTGAtgctcttctttttcccttcgctTCATTATTATCTTAACACTGGTACTtcaaacaaaagagagagagaaactaaACGATAACGTCTTATCAGTTGTGCTTAATCGGTACGGTTACGAAATGGTACGGAATAATTATCGATGACTTTGACATTGTGAGCTGACTCTTAAAACAAAAGGAACCAGCCCTTTCAACCCtgcttctgtctgtctggtacACGGATTACTGCCTCATTCCAGCGATCACGACGGCGAGATGTTGGCGATGAGTGTGGACGACCACACCGTTAAACGGCAACGTCCAAACATTCACTCACTAGAACCGGCATTCCTGGACGACATGGCAGCTACTGCGAGAATTAGTTTATCTATGATATTGAGGTTCTGACGGGCAGTTAAAATGTATCTGTTTTCTGTTTAAATCACCTCCGTTTGCAATAGCATCTCGGACCAGTGTATATGTGTATCGGTTGtatcaaataaatcaaataaattatcaaattCCACTTAACCAACGTTGGTTTCGATGGTCTACGGTGGAATACGGAACAAAAGAAGCTACGGAACACACATCACCGAgcacagacagcagcagtggttCGAGTATTGACTTAGTGGTACACTAATCCTATGAGCTAGCAGTCCTCAATCTGAGATCGTAATTTTGGGATGAATCTAAGTTGGGAGTGATGATGGATCGCTGGTACAATAACGCAATGGGACCGGCGTTGAATGGGATGCCACAGCGGGCCCCACCGAATGGCATGTGAGAGACACCCACACACTCTTAGCTTAACTAGTCTAGTGTTGATGATAAAAAGAAGTTTGAGCTTCCCCATCCGCTTCCCTATCCTTCGTGGTACGATGACTGCATCAGACCGGCTAGGGCCGGATCGCCTCCACCGTGCATGCCGCCTCCAACGACACCATTCCCGATCGAGTGTACGGTCGGTGAGGGGGAGCTGAAACCGGGTTGAAAGGaactgccaccagcaccgttggTCGCACATTGTTCGCTGACGGTACTGGCCACACTGAGGATACTTCCACTGTGGCTCGGCTTACGACCGGTCACAGTGCCCGGTCCGCCCATGGCCAGCGATTGTGTGCTGTTCTTTGGTAATAGCTGTGCTTGCCGATCCAGATCGCTcaaatcaccgccaccgctgcccgGAAGCGACGAGATGGAACTACCGACCGCCGCGATGGAGCTaccaccgatcgcatcgatTCGGTTTCTGCTCCGACCGGAaccatggtgatgatggtggtgatggtgccggtgTGGATCCTTTGGTGGACGTGCTTTCATTTCACTACCCCTtgcaccggtgccaccactTGAACCGACAGGATAGCCGGGACTGTTGGTGGCGGATGTAAGCGCCTCGGCACCTGACTCCAGCCCATACTCAAGCCCACTGTCGACGCTCTTCCGAGGTAGACTAAAGTTCTTGTACCCTTGCGGATGCCCCatcatcggctgctgctgttgatgatgcaggtgatgctgatgatggccagtAGAaccatggtgctggtgctgctgctgctgg
Proteins encoded in this region:
- the LOC126576115 gene encoding uncharacterized protein LOC126576115 gives rise to the protein MLSTIGSYIWGSSEAESPVTEVTFTINGKSYTANPKTVPVGTSLNSFIRNHAHLTGTKFMCLEGGCGACIVNLTGVHAVTKEKKTWAANSCLFPVYACHGLDVLTVEGIGNKKDGYHPIQQRLAHFNGTQCGYCSPGMVMNFYSLLEANHGAVSMEDVENAFGGNICRCTGYRPILDAFKSLAVDADERLLDACQDIEELPAKTCPKSGGPCSGKCPSATTATAAKLPVRMLFDGEQEWHKVSQVSDIFAIFETIGNKPYMLVAGNTAHGVYRRSNTLQVFIDINSVEELHSHKQDANSLVVGANVSLTEFMQLLDTASNTNPSFSYCKELEKHIDLIANVPVRSAGTIAGNLSIKNQHHEFPSDLYLMLEAAGAQLTIVEAGGKSTTVSPADFVRMDMQKKVLQSVTLRALDANQYVYRSFKIMPRSQNAHAYVNGAFLAKMAEDKVTVESISICFGGINPEFTHATGTEALLAGRNLFDAQTIQAAMAQLGSELNPDWVLPDASSEYRMNLAMALFYKFLLAVAPEGTVLVKPSYRSGGLVLERPLSSGLQTFDTYERNWPLTKNIPKIEALAQTSGEAKFVNDLPPLPGELYAAFVVATRPHMRIGKIDATDALKYPGVVAFYSAKDIPGTNNFMPANLGNQEVEEIFCSGEVLFHGQPVGVIVADTLEKANHAATLVNIVYEKLSPKPIFPTLKSLVENQSKARIFDEPSATKRGSGYRMNVTAAKKVSGRFEMAGQYHYTMETQTCVCVPIEDGMDVHSSTQWVDLCQVAIASMLKVPENSLNFTVRRLGGGYGSKISRAAQIACACALAAHLQNRPVRFVLTIETNMGSIGKRYGCISDYEVDVESNGRFVKLSNNYMQDYGASLNEVVGGATTEFFKNCYDTSTWKIVGKAARTDAPSNTWCRAPGTTEGIAMIENIMEHVAWETGMDPLEVRLANMPQDSKMRELLPQFRQEVEFEQRKAAIEQFNGENRWRKRGIAISVMRYPLDYFGALHALVSIYAGDGSVSVTHGGIEMGQGMNTKAAQVAAYVLGLPIEKISIKPSSSVTSPNAIVTGGSMTSEAVCYAVKKACEILLERIKPVRDAHKDAPWETVTQLCYAENVDLCATYQFKASELKPYIIWGLSCAETEIDVLTGNVQLRRVDILEDTGESMSPGVDVGQIEGAFIMGVGYWLTEALVYDAQDGALLTNRTWTYKPPGAKDIPVDFRIRFLQKSSNPAGVLRSKATGEPALNMSIVVLFALRNALRAARKDAGLADDWLPMGTASTPDQVYMLAGNSIEQYKLN